TTCTGAATTAGAACTTGAGTGACTTAAAGGACCAACTATGAACAAGTGCCCCAACAAAATGGACGTGCAAGTATGAAGTGGGGCAGTGCTTTGATCGGTTTTGAAAAGCCCCACAACGTATTGAAGTTGCTGTAacttctgttttcatttttcttcCGTCTTCCAGTTATGGCTACCAGTAGCGTACTTTAGTTTGACCCCTCACAGaaaaaactttgtttttctgAAGTGGTGGCTGCAGGTTTATTTGGGTCAGTTTAATTATCATAACACTTTGTTCACACAATATAATTGATCATCCAGTCCGTGTTGAACTTGTTGCATCAGAATTTGATTGTTTTGGATTTTTAGAGTGAAGGTATGGAGGGGTCAATGGATGCTACAGGTATCCATTGAAATTCACGACCAGAATGGGAAGATACATTATTTCTGGTAACTTGAGTAAGTTCTGAGCTTTTCAGAAAAGTTTTAATCATTTTCTTAGTTCATATGAAAAACATCTCTAACAATCTGAGCAGCTGTACTTGGAACTACTCACAAACAATTGCAAATGTCATGAAAAGGTGTGggaaagtaaagtaaaaaatGGTACAAACGCCACTTCAAGCTGCTAGCATTTTAAGGGGATTTATTTCCTGCTTGTGGAACTCCTGTGAGCTGCTGTTTAGTTATGGCTAATCAAAACTGTTTATTTACGGTTTTATCATAAATGACTGGTTTTTGAaactgtttactgtttttttttttattttgtatatcttTTCCTGAATGGCTATTAAAATGTCTGCTTTTCATTCTCATTTTGGATAGCATACAGATGTAGTGAGGATCCTGTGAGAATGCTTTAATACTCTTGTTTAAGATGTTCCTTGACTCAATGCGCACCAGCCGAATTTTTATCCTTCTATGGTTTATTGAACTTTTACCTCTACACGTTGGCCTTTGTGTACTCTCCTTCGAAAAATGGTCTATATAGTAAGTGACATTTTTCTGTTACAAACACTAAGAATTAGCCATTGGTTgccttttggtcttgtatcatttTCAATCACACTATGGTATACACTTTTTGAAGACTTTATATAATTTGTCCAAACTAAGTTCTTTCACTAGTCTATTCTAATGACCTAAACgttcatttgtgtttttttcacagaCCTAATTTCCCTGTATTATcattgtatgtagtaatgttaataagtggatCATTAATAATCAAAGAATTAACCCATAATAGTATTTAGattagtatttaaatattaaaatagaacaaaacaGCTATTGGACAATACAACATTTACATTAATTTGATATTTGAATTTAATTAATGGTTAATATGATGTGAATTTCCCTTTGCACAGCAAGACAAAGACATATCAtaattaatatgaaaaaaaagatgTTCCAATGACTGCATTTTGTCAGTTAAATTATTGACCATTGTTGTTCTCTGTAGATTCCCAGTTGAAGGACAATCCAGCCTTTTCTATGTTGAATGACTCGGACGACGAGGTTATTTATGGGTAACTATTCTTCTGGTTCAATTTAGAAGCTTTTGTTGATTGTACTTATTTGTTGGTAACAAGTTAAGTTATTAATAGCAAAACATGAAATATTCACAATGTGCTTATTAAAGAAGTACACACTTATTAAAGTATTCATATTTAGTCATTATAGAAGCTGTGTAACTCTGAACGTGTATATATACAGGGTGTTCCAAAAGCCCTGACCCACAGTGGTTGGGATATACTCTTCATGGACCAGGACTATGCAACATCCTGTATAATCCATTACGGTTGTTTTTCCATGTTATTTCTTAAGCTTTGTACAGGAAGTCTTTGTATTTAATGTTCTTTTCTTCAGTCGGTGTGTTCCCGCAGctcaaaatagaaaaataaggCCAAAGGAAACAAAACCAGTTTGTTTCTGTGGTTTGatgttgttgtgttgttttttttttcttcttcaaataacacaatattattgttttttcaaGTAGTGACTATGAAGAAATGCCCCTACAAAATGGACGTGCAATAAAAGCTAGTACCAAGTACGAAGATGAGACAGACAGCGACTGAGCTTCTCAtcatttcattgaaaatgtttgtGTAGCTATTAAGCTTTGGTAGCAAACTAAAACCACAAGTATAAATATTACATGTACTActgaattgcattttatttaaatgtatgtaggaTGACGATATTTTTTCAAATTAGTATTTAGAAATCAATTGCCACTTAACATGATTGAAAGGAAGAGTTAGAGTTAGAATTACACTGCTTCTCTTGGAGATGGGTGATTGATTTTGCTACCAAACATTAACTTCAGTTACAACATGATACAAGGAGTGGTAGTTAAGATTTGAGCTactgaaaaaaatgaatgaactttTTTGTATAATAAGAAACCCCTTTAATTTGAGGTACATTTTTTATCATAATTTATAAAAATGCCTAGaactgaaaacattacatatttaCTTTAAAATCAAAGAAATAGATGTCTTATTAGTTGGCTATATACACTCTTCGCCTGGCCTTCGGCCTTAGAGCCCTGCATTTTTACTCGGAACTTAACGGAAAGGAACGGAAGTGTTTTACGAAAGAATTGCCCATGTATAGTTGATGTAAATCTTTACACACCTGTTTACATCATTGTTTGTAGCATTTTTTATAGCTTTAAATTGCACTTTTTGATATATTCATGTTTGATTCCTTGATGTCTCTTACGATATTCTTTATATTTCTAAGGTAACCAGTGAAGTTCAGTGTTGTTTCCCAATtgataattcttttttttcttttaaaatacaatttctgtTTTTAGTTAGCACATGCTGATTTATCAACTTTACATTCCATGTTTAATGCTGAAGTTGCTGACTTTTGTATTAATGTGTATTTTCTGTATTGCATGATGATACTTAAACATCAGATTACTGTACAGTTCAAAAATGGTATCATGAAAAAGCAGTTCTTATGTTGGTAAGGTGAggttgaatagttttttttttttctctctttggaATTGGATTTTATTGGATTTTATTTCAGACATTGCCCATGTATTTATTGTCACCGTTCTCTGAATTCAGCCTTTGTCCGTAGTACATACAACATTTCAAAGAATTAAAGCATTTATTGTATTACATTATAGTAAAATCGCACAGTAGTGGATGGTTGAGGTAGAAGTTTGTTGATTAAACATAGGGCTGCATTTATCTCTTGGATTTCAAAAAGTAGGCAATTGGCAGCATTCATTTTCTAGGGATTTCACACACTGGAAGGGCTGCTAAACTGTATCAAGGCAGGAAATCATAACTTACCATATGTGAACTTATTGAAGTTAAGTTTTTGTtgctggagggggtgggggggggagttTAGTGGTTTATCCTGTTGAAATGACAATTCTTATGTCCTCATCTAGTACATTTTGTGCTGCACCTTCTTAAACACAACTGGGCCCCTTACATTTATCCAGTTAGAACAGATTAAAAGCGTGCTATAAAAACATCACATACTAAAACCTCAAATATTCATTGGTTAAGGGTAATATGCTTTGATTTGAACCACTTAACTACAACTAAACAGCATGGCTTGTACTCCAATAAACATCTGCCAAAGACTTTCAACTATTTTCAAAAATACTTCCATTAGACACCCCCTGATGGGTAACTGTGACAGACCAAACTGAATATATGTTAGAAAACCCTTACATATTTGTGCTAACGTTCTTTAAGTAAACGGTCAACACAGAGATTGGTCATTTTTGAaagttttaaaatacagcaatacattAGAGAAAGCTTTCCTCCAATTCAAAATGTTAAATGCCAAATAGCAACTGCCTTGATTATCTTTTTGGtggtttgatattattattattagtgttactATTAGTAGTCGTAATAGGGCCAGTTTTAAGCTGGGTAGGATCTAGAAACAACATTTTCTGGATTCTTTTAGTTGGTTGCCAGTACTATATGTACTTTTCGTAAGGTCCATAGTACGGGGAATTGAACCCTACATTTACtgtattagtttttattattaatcattgtAATCAAATAGAAGAAACAGCAGCAAAGCACAATATTGTGCCTTGTATATGGTACATTTCATCATGACATGAAACCATATATAATCATCAGAtttatacctttttttatttgtaatatcacGTGGGTGCCAATTACCTATTGTACAGTTCTGAATGGCAAACCACAGGTCATGATGTAGGTAATTATTGTGTTGTATATTGTATGTCTGTATGAAATTAATCTGTAACTCATATAGGAAACTGATGTGTATGATAAAATGAATGTAGAGTTAATATCAAGCTGTACAAACAGTGCTAGTTAACTCACTATGTACATATGGAGGAACACTGCTTTTAAATCGATGGAGAAGCAGgtataaaatgttaataaatcacAAAGATACTCTCTCCCTCATTAAGaaaaacaagttttaaatgtGCAGGCACCATTATAAAAAGGTAGTCTACCAATATAAAAAGGTACTCTGAAGTCTAGTTGCTCTTAAGGCAGGGACTCTTCAAAGCAAGATTGTACCGTTAACTATTAACCAGAACGACATTTTATTAAGCAGGAGAGAGGATTCATTTTTGATTCTCTTACAAGTTATGGAAAGGATAACTGTAAATAAATCACTGTGGTGTTCAGGAAGTATgttcaataaaaaatgttttaaatgtatagttgattttttcttttttaactaatGATAGGTACAATTAAATCAGAtttaaaggtgtgtgtgtgtgtgctattgtGCACAAATATACTGCTTAATTTTCCCAGTGAAAAAATACTTCATTACCAAGTATATTTTCATGAATTCAACAAAAATGACCTAGAACTTAATTTGTACAATATGGACTTATAAAAAGGGTGAAGAAAACCTTCTGTGACTCTATACAGGACCAAACACTAAAGCAAACCAAGGTTACTGCTGCAGCTATTCCAAATATTGTAATTTCATCATTATTTTTCTGTACACTTTTGCAttacatacaaaaataagttAACAAAAAATAGACAGGGAAGGGGGCGCTGCgagacacataacacacatctgactaaaaaacaaaataaattaactccctctctataatgcacgtgtagtgaagcaaaaatgtaactttctgaaTTCACCATGCACAAAGCACCACGTACGTAATCAATGctattttttacaaataaaaaaaaaggtaacattcccactcatggatcttTTTAATTGGCAGTTTTttaactataaatagcctggctaaacagctGTCAagagttcagttcgaagtgacagacaagcaaaccaagtgcgagaaggagagcgggtcaggcgaggggaagagggaatgggcttgccccaggtttggctgccggagcggggctgaagcgtttCGACtcccagagaaagctgcagctcctctcgcagcaaaaaagtaaatatattagGAAAGATAGCCACGTAATAGGCGTAAtacttatttagttataaaacaaacgctgaataagatgtctgtgttataaagtgccagtagagcttttcttcagttcagatactgaatcaaaagggagagacagaaacagaagttaaactgaagttgtttacagtttgaacagcggtactgtatttactgtagaaatattgcatgaatcactagtatagggaactgggggacatgctgtaggagcgttatatccgaggtgcgttataattgagagccttatagcgagggagcactgtaactGGACtgatatatataaatttaatttaTCTTGGTATTCTACTTTATAAAACAGTTATAATGATAGAGCAACAATGCAAGGGACTTGTAAAATACTATTAAAATAGAAGATCTTTAAATAAGTTTTGTTTGTAGCTATTCTGAATAAAACAACATTTAGAAATgtgtaataatttatttaaaacttgACATAACAtggaatagaaaaacaaaacaattcaaagtGCAGCATGTTACAATTTTAACACCCAAGAACATTTATGTTGAATTATGGCAACAGTTAAAATCCACAAATAACACTTAACACACTGAACACAGCCTAcagacaaaaatgtattttaaatgaacataACCACTAGTATTTGCGTGAAAAATAACCAAACAGGACTTTTATAAAGGTATAAAAGCAGGTATTTTATAAAGCTAGTCCAAATACACTGACAATACAGTACATAGATTTATTCTCCCATCTCACAGTGCAGCTTCCTGCAACATAGAAAACAGTCTGTTAAAAaggttaaaacaaatatattagaaACACAACTTAGACCACCCCACGACAAACCCAAAATAAGAAAAACCTGTTAAAACACAGAATCCCAACCTTTTAAGATGTTTCCCAAGTGTCAATATTTTCTTCCTCTTGTTAACTATCCACCGGACACACCTCCTCTTAATGAAATCCGTAAAATTCTAAATCAGTTTCATGTGTATTTTACCCAGGTCTACTTCCCCTCAACATACCATCAGTGGAATTGTCCCAGAAGCAGGAACTAGCAGTTTGAAGCCCTGCACCATTCTTCTGCATGATAATACAAGTCACTgttgaaataatacaaatatattacagATAGTGTCTCAATTTACATATTTAGAAAGGCAGTGCTGTGTTGGACCATGTTGAAAATGTAATCTCAGTagtgttttataaaatgttatcagATTAACAAAAACCATCAATTGGACACAAAAGCAGACTCTTCAAATGtctgttttgcttcctgagcTATAAGAGTTTGAAGATGTGCTTTATAACCTCTTACTGCTGCAAGTGGTAGTAGTATTAAGCATTACTATTTTTCTCACAGTGAGGCACAGCAGCAAGCAAGTTTTAAGAGCAGAGGAAGCTTGTGTACTTATAGCTGAAACGTGGGGATTTTATCCAACCTAATGGTTTTTGAATAAAGTTCATTACACAGAaagctgaactacagaagcataTGCAACACATCATTACAAATGACTgtaggacactgcagctttaatacCTATTGTATGTAGaagttttatattttacagtaaataatgtGGAAAAATAATCTTGTTTTTGAGCACCCCATTTCCTTTAGAGAAACTAATGAAGTTATATGCTGCTAAAGGGGAAACAGTCATACCTATGCAGCATAAATTCCACAGCAATGTATAACAGTAACTATATGACTTTCTCTCTTTACACTCACCGATATATTTAAAAGGTTTGCCCAGTTTTGTCAGTTGACTTAGGCACTGCTCCACCACATTTGTTGACCACTGGTTTACTCTGCTATGCTGGTAAGCATTTCCTCCAATAGCACCTTCAACTGACTGGAAACAAATGAAAATTGGTAACTATCTTCAATATGGTTTTCAACAACGACAAAAAATGCTGATCTTTAAATAAATACCGTATTACTTAGAAATAGCgctgcagcgtttattttaaattgttaaaaaaataaacggcTGCTGCAGTTAATTGAGGGCCTAATTTATCAGAAATACTATGGTTTTTGAACGGTgcagtattttattacatgatttaaggcattttagaagcgGCGCCGTGAGAGGCTcagatctgcagcactatactgtgtgttttgggggcttgaatacagtacatttactgacagttaacaggagcctattaggtgggagttgggaggttatctttactataaaataaaatttgcttactaaggtgtgtgtacattagtttgtaaatccatgctggattgaggctgcagtctcttAGGGGCGTCACGTGTACATTGCCATAGTTGCgcatttctttatgtattttttgagcaggggtagaacaaaacacctttacgtttctttactTAGAGCGGCTTCTATGAAAAAGCTGCAGTGAGGTGTTCATTTGAGGGAGGGGCGCTAATTCGAAGTAATACAACAAAGCAATATACGGCAGCAACATTTTTGTAAGACTTAGCCAGTAAAGGACAACATAGTCGCCTCCTTACCTCTTTGATGATGGTGCTAATTTCGTCAACAACAAAGGTAGTCTATTAGaaacaaagacaacatttacaTTTTGATGAAAGTAATTTTGGTAGCAAACATTTAAAAGTTGGTAGATATAAGATATAGTACAGACACAAACAGTCTTTTGCTTAACCCCGTTTGTAAAGAGTTTTCAGATTGAGAAAGAAGTCAGGGATAGACACGCTTTCCCAAACACCCGGCTACTTGATTGTTCGTGTTTGCATCACAAGGATGTCAGAATATCAAATAATTCTTAAATTCAAACATAACGGACTGTAATTTGTAAACGAACAAAATTAACTGGAATAAACGTACATTATGTACGAGTATTGGTATGACATTAAATCAATTCTAATCAATAATTAAGATCTTGCTTTCAAAAACCTTCACCTTGGTCACTGTGAAGCCAGTGCTCTCACACAACAATATCCTGATGTGCAACAATCAGTCACTTCCAGTTGTTTAATGAACAAATACACGTATCTGTTCACATGGTTATGTAAAACCTAACAGTGACTTAACTAGTGAAAAACATACACGACCCAAATTGTCAGTGCTGATAATAAGTATAGTAAAGAAGACgatatgtaaaataaatcacatcgattttttttttttagcacaaacTGAACAtcgtttgttttctttttaattaaactgcCCAGTTCACTGCTATCAACCTGACGCCACAACTGAAAATTGGACATTGTGTCCTATACTGTAGTTACAATTTAGATGCGTATAAATAACCGCACAACTTAATAACGAAACCGCGTTATTTTTATAGTTATAGTCGATTCTGTATTACTTTTATTGGTAGTTTCATAAACCGaaatataatgtattgtttacctcctctccagtctGAAACTCTTCCATGTTGTTACTGAAGGTGCTTCCCGTGCTCCACTTACTGCGCATGCGCACAGCTGTTACATGCAACCCTTCCAAAGGGGTCATGGAATCCCTGTATTGGTGCCACTGCCGGTGTcatagcaacccccccccccgtcaGGAGACATGCCAGTGTACGAGTCACGTGATGATTAGGTTTCGCGATGCGAAGAGAGGATAGGGTAAAACATGTCTCTGCATTTTACTTACTCAAAGTTGcgtttgtgtttttattgggaTTTGTTCGTATTATTACTATATTTATTTCTTCTTCATGTGATTACATAAGAGCCtttgcagtaaatataaaatacattaaatattgtttaattacgctacaaataaaacattgtacCGTAATTAAACAatagtaccatatatatatatatatatatatatatatatatatatatatatatatatatatatatatatatatataaaatattaaagagATCTAACAGTGGAATTGTATTTCATATTATGTGGCTGGTTTAAGTTCTGTCATAAATACCTTTTGAAAAGTAACGCAAATAAAGTAGAACAGCTCAAGTTATCACAGCtgtaacgcaaacgttatattaaaattgtaacttttcaaataaaaaatgcttaaaacaataagttagaagtatagtCTGGTAATAATTTTTACAAATATTTGGATGGTAGTCATGTTGATTTATGGATCATAATCAGGGAGCTGTCATGATTACACATGCAGTTGCAGACAAACGTATTGACACCATTAACTAAATagatcattcaagacgctttttattttattattgaattgttGACAAATGTGGTTAACGTCTTTGTGTAAGACGACTGCATTATGTCATGCACTGCTATGccagatgtttctttaaatccttgtCTGTTGGTGTTTTTTTGCGAGCTGCTCGAACAATTCTACATGCTGTAGTCGTACTTTTCCTGGGACATCCACTTCTTTCCatcgtttcagttgaattagtcttcaaatacttcttgCTTATTGTCGATTTTCGTATTACAATTTCCCCCCACAACGCTCTTTATCGATTCCCCTgctgctgtagtagttactgtaacaagtgcttttctcacatctagatccaactcctttgttttgaccatgctgtgctaagtGGACAAACTACTTTGCTTCAATTTATgtgatttttataatattgctaaattgataagtagTGGTTTCTAATTGCTCAATTAAGACGATCCTTAACTtacacagactttaattgaaaacgTGCCAGTAGGTTTATGATctaaaaatattgttatttactctAATAGGGCAatatgattaatataggttatacaaTAGCTTCattgtatattgtgagaaatatttagggaatgtcaaAAATTGAGTTAAAGGAATGAACAGGTCAAAAGGTTTAATCTTCAGAAATGTTCATGCGTGGTCTTGCATTAAATCTGCTAACAAACTGCAATAAGTAATATACCCTCATTGTATAtgttgccacttcctacagtgtttgtcagatcattggcatcatcctggaatgaagcctgtcatttctcaaagcagagttgcagattggttgttgtttCTGATACTTAGATATAGTAAGTTCctttgttatcagtaatactgtatatgcattagttaaatatgtatgaagccaaattatatcatatgcaataaaatatgaatgtgtcttccataacttcgaacactcaaaagtacaaatttggaactagaagcaatgtgattgttaaccactacatattgtccctgactttagtgtgtataattcaggctcttaactaatgaagcatacaggatgtcagatttgtgtaaatgctagagCAGAAGTCAATCCGCATGGCTAGCAGAAATCTGAACTCAATCATTTTAGTGAGTTATGTATCAGGTGTAGCAGtcagaaccagaaagacattctcaaaaaaggcacaacatgttgaaaaatgtaacaaaactttattttctgtattcttcacaataaaaacaagtacacgatcagattgcatatttccattgtaaagtgctatccaggacttaatgtGTAAGcagtagtgaaaaaaaaaaaaactatactgaaggtcagctttggtaaaaagcccacTCACCACATCAAGGTCCTGACCTATTCAGTGGGGTGTTAGGAGtaggtttaacagaactttagAATGTCTTCTtacataacccacaaaaaaagtctgcctgtctaaaaatgacattaccAATCTATAATGACATATGTTATCAGTAAGTCATATGGACATTTCATACACTTAACTTTTATAGTatgtaattgtctaatatcagttaataggaatggaaataaAATTTCAAATTGAATCATTACATATACTGTCTGAAACATGTCCATGTAGATTGTGACGCTGTTGTTCAGAATTGCgtctactgtacttttatatcatgttacacccaccttatttggcacaatttcacttcaatacagtgaatcagcCCCTCCGCAGCTGGTTCTCAATAACTACTGATATCCAATTTACTTTTgatatctctgccctggaaatactcaagtcaggcaataattcagtaactcagaaactaagactaccagACCAATTAAAATGA
This sequence is a window from Acipenser ruthenus chromosome 6, fAciRut3.2 maternal haplotype, whole genome shotgun sequence. Protein-coding genes within it:
- the LOC117411555 gene encoding dynein light chain Tctex-type 1, which encodes MTPLEGLHVTAVRMRSKWSTGSTFSNNMEEFQTGEETTFVVDEISTIIKESVEGAIGGNAYQHSRVNQWSTNVVEQCLSQLTKLGKPFKYIVTCIIMQKNGAGLQTASSCFWDNSTDGSCTVRWENKSMYCIVSVFGLAL